From Permianibacter aggregans, a single genomic window includes:
- a CDS encoding class I SAM-dependent methyltransferase, whose product MSYRERIQQQLYRLQPRLPLPDDEAIAHSEALYRYLSTLVASAPVPFSAYMNELLYAPGLGYYSAGAAKFGEAGDFVTAPELSPLFSRCLARQVAEVLQECGGQVLEFGAGRGVMARDMLLALAELNALPERYCILEVSADLQQRQRETLAVLPAELRQRVQWIETMPATMTGVILANEVLDAMPVTRWQWRDGQLFELGVTLRDDGEFDWQEMPPSDPLRYWFEALPDFIKQALPAFYRSECHLWQAGWVQALAAMLERGLAILIDYGMPQHEYYLPERDDGTLICYYRHHSHDNPFVLPGLQDVTAHIDFTALAEQGLDAGFDLEGFCHQAAFLQSLGILQEAEAVGDRHQQLRDAQALKRLLMPHEMGESFKVLALGKQLQQSLRGFALSDQRDRLG is encoded by the coding sequence ATGAGCTACCGCGAAAGAATCCAGCAGCAGTTATACCGCCTGCAACCCCGTCTGCCATTACCTGATGATGAGGCGATTGCCCACAGCGAAGCGCTGTACCGGTACTTGTCGACATTGGTCGCGTCAGCGCCGGTACCGTTTTCGGCGTACATGAACGAATTGCTGTATGCGCCGGGCCTTGGTTACTACTCGGCCGGTGCGGCGAAATTTGGCGAAGCCGGCGACTTTGTCACGGCGCCGGAATTATCGCCGCTGTTTTCCCGTTGCCTCGCCCGACAAGTCGCCGAGGTATTACAGGAATGCGGAGGTCAGGTATTGGAATTCGGTGCCGGTCGAGGTGTCATGGCCCGCGATATGCTGTTGGCGTTGGCGGAATTGAATGCCTTGCCAGAGCGTTATTGCATACTCGAAGTCTCAGCCGATTTGCAGCAGCGCCAGCGCGAAACGCTGGCGGTTTTGCCGGCTGAATTGCGGCAACGGGTGCAGTGGATCGAAACCATGCCAGCGACCATGACCGGCGTGATTCTGGCCAACGAAGTGCTCGATGCGATGCCGGTAACACGCTGGCAATGGCGTGATGGCCAATTATTCGAGCTTGGCGTCACGCTGCGCGATGACGGTGAATTCGACTGGCAGGAAATGCCGCCATCCGATCCGCTGCGGTACTGGTTCGAAGCGCTACCAGACTTCATCAAACAAGCATTGCCGGCGTTCTACCGCAGCGAGTGTCACCTATGGCAGGCCGGCTGGGTGCAGGCTTTGGCGGCGATGCTGGAGCGCGGTTTGGCGATCCTGATCGATTACGGTATGCCGCAACATGAGTACTACCTGCCGGAGCGCGATGACGGCACCCTGATTTGCTATTACCGTCATCACAGCCATGACAATCCATTTGTGCTGCCAGGTTTGCAAGACGTCACCGCTCATATTGATTTCACCGCGTTGGCCGAACAGGGGCTTGATGCCGGCTTTGATCTGGAAGGCTTTTGTCACCAGGCAGCGTTCCTGCAATCGCTCGGTATTTTGCAGGAGGCGGAAGCCGTCGGCGATCGCCATCAGCAACTGCGCGATGCCCAAGCCTTGAAGCGCTTGTTGATGCCACATGAGATGGGCGAATCCTTCAAAGTGCTGGCACTCGGCAAACAGCTGCAGCAATCGCTGCGCGGCTTTGCCCTGAGTGATCAGCGGGACCGATTGGGATGA
- the mtgA gene encoding monofunctional biosynthetic peptidoglycan transglycosylase has product MTELPTESESIPEIRRPFWRKLLRWLFWLTFGFVLFSIVLVLIFRLAPAPSSGLMIERWLEHQIASKAYRARHQWVDDSTIAKAMPLAVIASEDQNFFAHHGFDFEQLEKALEAKQRGKRLRGASTISQQTAKNLFLWSGRSYLRKGLEAWFTVLIELLWPKERILEMYLNIIEFGPGIYGVEAASRQYFGKPAKALTRAEAALLAAVLPNPHRLHAARPSAYVRERQQWILRQMSQLGSVEQLQRANP; this is encoded by the coding sequence ATGACCGAATTGCCTACCGAATCCGAATCGATACCGGAAATCCGCCGTCCTTTTTGGCGAAAGCTTTTACGCTGGCTTTTTTGGCTGACATTTGGCTTTGTGCTATTCAGCATCGTGCTGGTGCTGATTTTTCGCCTTGCACCGGCACCAAGCTCCGGTTTGATGATCGAGCGCTGGCTGGAACATCAAATCGCCAGCAAAGCCTATCGTGCCCGCCATCAATGGGTCGATGACAGCACGATTGCCAAGGCCATGCCATTGGCCGTGATCGCTTCGGAAGATCAAAACTTCTTTGCCCATCACGGTTTCGATTTCGAACAGCTGGAAAAAGCCTTGGAGGCAAAACAGCGCGGCAAACGTCTGCGTGGTGCCAGCACGATCAGTCAACAAACCGCCAAAAATTTGTTTCTCTGGAGCGGTCGAAGCTATCTGCGCAAAGGGTTGGAAGCCTGGTTCACGGTGTTGATCGAATTGCTGTGGCCGAAAGAACGTATTCTGGAAATGTACTTGAACATCATTGAATTCGGCCCTGGCATTTATGGCGTTGAAGCAGCCAGTCGCCAGTATTTCGGTAAACCGGCCAAAGCCCTGACGCGAGCCGAAGCGGCATTGCTGGCCGCCGTGTTACCAAACCCGCACCGCTTGCACGCGGCCCGACCATCGGCGTATGTGCGTGAACGGCAACAATGGATTCTGCGCCAGATGAGCCAGCTCGGCAGTGTTGAGCAACTGCAACGCGCCAATCCATAA
- a CDS encoding 2-hydroxyacid dehydrogenase translates to MTQRVFVFGCQDFEPEFLDAAAARHGIAVQYSDSTLSAQTAVLARQYSAVSIFANDQADRAALENLAAHGTRFIALRCAGFNQLDLQAAKQLGIDAARVPEYSPYSVAEHTVGLLLTLNRKLHRAWVRVREQNFSLKGLLGFDLHGKTIGIIGLGKIGMAFARIMRGFGCTVLAYDVQQHPYAAELGIQFVSLPALLQQSDVISLHCPLNEHTHHVLNAETLAQTKPGVFLLNTGRGALIDSKALIQRIKSGHIGAVGLDVYEQESGVFFADRSGEILNDDVLARLMTFPNVFITGHQGFFTREAVQNIADTTMQNLADFFAGRRSDCWLT, encoded by the coding sequence ATGACGCAACGCGTCTTTGTATTCGGCTGTCAGGATTTCGAACCCGAGTTTCTCGATGCGGCGGCGGCGCGTCACGGCATCGCAGTGCAGTATTCCGACAGCACGCTGTCGGCGCAAACCGCGGTGCTCGCCCGCCAATATTCTGCCGTCAGCATTTTTGCCAACGACCAAGCCGATCGCGCTGCTCTGGAAAATCTGGCCGCGCATGGTACGCGCTTTATCGCGCTACGCTGCGCCGGTTTCAATCAACTCGATTTGCAAGCGGCCAAACAATTGGGCATTGATGCAGCGCGGGTACCGGAATATTCCCCGTATTCGGTTGCCGAGCATACCGTCGGTTTGTTGCTGACCTTGAACCGCAAATTGCACAGGGCCTGGGTGCGGGTGCGCGAACAGAACTTTTCGCTGAAAGGCTTACTCGGTTTTGATCTGCATGGCAAAACCATCGGCATCATTGGCCTTGGCAAGATCGGTATGGCCTTTGCGCGGATCATGCGCGGCTTTGGTTGCACGGTGCTCGCTTATGATGTGCAACAACATCCGTATGCGGCCGAACTCGGCATTCAATTTGTTTCGCTGCCAGCACTATTACAGCAAAGTGATGTCATCAGCCTGCATTGTCCGCTCAATGAACACACCCACCATGTTCTGAATGCGGAGACGCTGGCGCAGACCAAACCCGGTGTGTTTTTGCTGAATACCGGACGCGGTGCATTGATTGACAGCAAGGCGCTGATTCAACGGATCAAGTCTGGTCATATCGGCGCCGTTGGCCTCGATGTCTATGAACAGGAGTCCGGTGTGTTCTTTGCCGATCGCTCCGGCGAAATCCTGAATGACGATGTACTGGCCCGGTTGATGACGTTCCCGAATGTGTTCATCACCGGTCATCAGGGTTTCTTCACCCGCGAAGCGGTGCAGAACATTGCTGACACAACCATGCAGAACCTCGCGGACTTTTTCGCCGGCCGTCGTTCCGATTGCTGGTTGACCTGA
- a CDS encoding SDR family oxidoreductase gives MQDDMIFITGAGRRVGYALAEYFLTQGHPVIGHHHRESVECEKLRQRGALMVQANFEDEDSVQQMCAQIESQCRSLRAIIHNASAFTKTHADAEQALPQFDQFYRIHMRTPWQINTALIPLLRACSRVSDIVHITDIYADNPNPVYDVYCASKAGLQNLSLSFAKQLAPKIKVNVIQPGPILFKEWHSEAAKKAVLSETLLGFEAGPEPIVKAASALLDNPYQTGAIIPVDGGRRLT, from the coding sequence ATGCAAGATGACATGATTTTCATTACCGGTGCCGGGCGCCGGGTCGGTTATGCGTTGGCCGAGTATTTTCTGACCCAAGGCCATCCGGTCATCGGTCATCACCATCGCGAATCAGTCGAATGCGAAAAATTGCGCCAGCGCGGCGCCTTGATGGTACAGGCCAATTTTGAAGATGAGGACAGCGTGCAGCAGATGTGTGCGCAGATCGAAAGCCAATGCCGCTCGCTGCGCGCGATCATTCACAATGCATCGGCGTTCACCAAAACCCATGCCGATGCTGAACAGGCATTACCGCAGTTCGATCAGTTTTATCGCATTCACATGCGCACGCCGTGGCAGATCAACACGGCGTTGATTCCGCTGCTGCGTGCTTGCAGTCGAGTCAGCGATATCGTTCATATCACCGATATCTATGCCGATAATCCGAATCCGGTCTACGACGTTTACTGCGCCAGCAAAGCCGGTTTGCAAAATCTGTCGTTGTCATTTGCCAAACAGCTGGCGCCGAAAATCAAGGTCAATGTCATTCAACCGGGACCGATTTTGTTCAAGGAATGGCATAGCGAGGCAGCGAAAAAAGCAGTGCTCAGTGAAACGCTTCTGGGTTTTGAAGCAGGACCGGAACCAATCGTCAAAGCCGCTTCAGCGCTGCTCGATAACCCGTATCAGACCGGCGCGATCATCCCTGTCGATGGTGGCCGGCGTCTGACCTAA
- the folK gene encoding 2-amino-4-hydroxy-6-hydroxymethyldihydropteridine diphosphokinase, translating to MNLPVGYLIGLGSNIAPAQNIPAMLAGLLDIHPRLMVSRIVRTAPKGIDSPHDFLNAVVFLPVDMPADELKQRTNAIEAKLGRDRSRPDKKLIDRTADIDLLLRTEPGQRDERLDQIESYLLPRAKEMFDYIAGRPTPAVTPGTQIETVMLDGCTLGQTPATIDRDDRAGLIRVIEQR from the coding sequence GTGAATCTGCCGGTCGGCTACTTGATCGGGCTCGGTAGCAATATCGCGCCGGCGCAGAATATTCCGGCGATGCTGGCCGGGCTGCTTGATATTCACCCGCGACTGATGGTCAGCCGCATTGTGCGCACGGCGCCGAAAGGCATCGATTCGCCGCACGATTTTCTCAATGCCGTGGTGTTTTTGCCGGTCGACATGCCGGCCGATGAATTGAAACAACGCACCAATGCCATCGAAGCAAAACTTGGTCGTGATCGCTCGCGGCCGGATAAGAAACTGATCGATCGCACGGCCGATATCGATTTGCTGCTGCGCACCGAACCGGGCCAACGCGATGAGCGGCTCGATCAAATCGAATCCTATTTATTGCCGCGGGCAAAAGAGATGTTTGACTACATCGCCGGCCGGCCGACGCCAGCGGTTACGCCCGGCACCCAAATCGAAACGGTGATGCTTGATGGTTGTACCTTAGGTCAGACGCCGGCCACCATCGACAGGGATGATCGCGCCGGTCTGATACGGGTTATCGAGCAGCGCTGA
- the folB gene encoding dihydroneopterin aldolase, which produces MDTIYLRDIELQATIGAYQWEQRIEQKLILNLSLAVDCQAAGSSDDLNDALDYGAVLATVQALIKDKRVALIEKLATLIADEILCHYPVVQTVMVDLAKVFIFPNVPRVGVVLTRGRNA; this is translated from the coding sequence ATGGATACCATTTATTTACGTGACATTGAACTTCAGGCGACGATTGGCGCGTATCAGTGGGAGCAGCGCATTGAACAGAAGCTGATCCTGAACTTAAGTTTGGCGGTTGATTGCCAGGCCGCCGGCAGCAGTGACGATCTGAACGACGCGCTCGATTATGGCGCGGTACTGGCGACGGTGCAGGCGCTGATCAAAGACAAGCGCGTTGCCTTGATCGAAAAACTGGCGACGCTGATTGCGGATGAGATTCTGTGTCATTACCCCGTCGTGCAGACCGTAATGGTCGATTTGGCGAAAGTGTTTATCTTCCCGAACGTACCGCGGGTTGGCGTGGTGCTGACGCGTGGGCGCAACGCGTGA
- the plsY gene encoding glycerol-3-phosphate 1-O-acyltransferase PlsY has translation MILEIGFVLFAYLCGSLSAAIVTCKLMGLPDPRSEGSKNPGATNVLRIGGKKAALITLAGDSIKGVIPVVLAHVFGVEGYWLAATALAAFLGHLYPIFFGFEGGKGVATGFGVIYALEWRLGLLLTAIWLVMAVLFRYSSLAALTAFSAAPVLAAFYWPQYTVPLVLLSVLLIYRHQSNIRNLMQGKENKLGQKKSEPK, from the coding sequence ATGATACTTGAGATTGGCTTCGTGCTCTTCGCTTACCTGTGCGGCTCACTATCTGCCGCCATCGTCACCTGTAAACTGATGGGCCTGCCGGACCCACGCTCGGAAGGCTCGAAGAATCCCGGTGCCACCAACGTGTTACGGATTGGCGGCAAAAAAGCCGCGCTGATTACCCTTGCCGGCGATTCAATCAAGGGGGTTATCCCGGTTGTGCTGGCTCATGTCTTCGGCGTCGAAGGCTACTGGCTGGCCGCCACCGCACTCGCCGCTTTTCTCGGCCATTTATACCCGATCTTTTTCGGCTTTGAAGGCGGGAAAGGTGTCGCCACCGGTTTTGGCGTCATCTACGCGCTGGAATGGCGGCTCGGATTATTACTGACGGCCATTTGGCTGGTGATGGCCGTGTTGTTCCGTTACTCGTCACTGGCAGCATTGACGGCGTTTTCCGCTGCACCGGTGTTGGCCGCGTTTTACTGGCCGCAATATACCGTACCGCTGGTGCTGCTCAGCGTGTTGTTGATTTATCGGCATCAGAGCAATATTCGGAATTTGATGCAGGGAAAAGAAAATAAACTGGGACAAAAGAAATCTGAGCCGAAATAG
- a CDS encoding DUF6174 domain-containing protein produces the protein MLDTKNPYSVFLGMSFIVVLLLSFYTAYFWVTNTHTISEVKAQREHWKATQPASFSYRIESGCMEVNETIVVVESGKETYYAKNNKPETIGSLFELAERAVLTADTLHIRYDKTHGFPTMIQIDWSRAVYDDECVFEVKDFKTIPR, from the coding sequence ATGCTGGATACCAAAAATCCCTATTCTGTGTTTCTCGGCATGTCGTTCATCGTCGTGCTTTTGCTGTCGTTTTATACCGCTTATTTCTGGGTTACGAATACTCATACCATTTCTGAAGTAAAAGCACAAAGAGAGCATTGGAAAGCCACCCAACCGGCATCATTCTCTTATCGCATAGAGTCAGGATGTATGGAGGTTAATGAAACCATTGTTGTCGTGGAGTCTGGTAAAGAAACGTATTACGCCAAAAATAACAAGCCCGAAACTATTGGCTCGCTATTTGAGTTAGCTGAGCGGGCTGTACTCACAGCTGACACGCTTCACATCCGTTACGATAAAACCCATGGCTTTCCAACCATGATTCAAATCGATTGGAGCCGCGCCGTTTACGATGATGAATGTGTATTTGAAGTCAAAGACTTTAAAACCATACCTCGATAA
- the tsaD gene encoding tRNA (adenosine(37)-N6)-threonylcarbamoyltransferase complex transferase subunit TsaD, protein MRVLGIETSCDETGVALYDSERGLLADALYSQVAMHAEYGGVVPELASRDHVRKLVPLIREVLAKANLTSKDVDGIAYTEGPGLIGALLVGASVARSLAFAWNVPAVGVHHMEGHLLAPMLADDKPDYPYVALLVSGGHTQLFDVQGLGQYQLLGESLDDAAGEAFDKTAKLMGLGYPGGAVLAKKAEAGRAGVYTFPRPMIDRPNCDFSFSGLKTAALLAWQDSDRSEQAIADIAHAFQLAVVETLVKKCQRALKQTGRKRLVIAGGVSANLELRTQLDIMLKKRSGKAYFPPLKYCTDNGAMIAYAGCQRLLRGEQMDLGISARARWPMVELQ, encoded by the coding sequence ATGCGTGTTTTGGGCATTGAAACCTCCTGTGACGAAACCGGCGTCGCGCTCTATGACAGCGAGCGCGGCCTGCTGGCCGACGCCCTGTACAGCCAGGTCGCGATGCATGCCGAGTACGGGGGCGTAGTGCCGGAACTGGCCTCGCGCGACCACGTCCGCAAGCTGGTGCCACTGATCCGGGAAGTGCTGGCCAAGGCCAATCTGACTTCTAAAGACGTCGACGGCATTGCCTACACCGAAGGGCCGGGCCTGATCGGCGCGCTGCTGGTCGGCGCCTCGGTTGCCCGTTCGCTGGCCTTTGCCTGGAATGTGCCGGCCGTCGGAGTGCATCACATGGAAGGGCATTTGCTGGCTCCGATGCTGGCCGATGACAAGCCGGATTATCCGTATGTCGCCTTATTGGTCTCCGGTGGCCATACCCAGTTGTTCGACGTACAGGGCTTGGGCCAATACCAGTTGCTCGGCGAATCGCTCGATGATGCTGCCGGTGAAGCCTTCGATAAAACCGCGAAGCTGATGGGCCTTGGTTATCCAGGCGGCGCGGTGTTGGCGAAAAAAGCCGAAGCCGGCAGAGCAGGGGTTTACACGTTTCCGCGTCCGATGATCGACAGGCCAAACTGTGATTTCTCTTTTTCTGGACTGAAAACCGCGGCGTTGCTTGCCTGGCAGGACAGTGATCGATCCGAGCAGGCGATTGCCGATATCGCCCACGCGTTTCAACTGGCCGTGGTCGAAACGCTGGTGAAAAAATGCCAGCGTGCCTTGAAACAAACCGGGCGCAAACGTCTGGTCATAGCTGGTGGCGTCAGCGCCAATCTGGAGCTGCGCACTCAGCTCGATATCATGCTGAAAAAACGTAGTGGCAAAGCCTATTTCCCGCCTTTGAAATACTGCACCGATAACGGTGCGATGATCGCCTATGCTGGTTGTCAGCGGTTGTTACGCGGTGAGCAGATGGATTTGGGGATTAGCGCCAGGGCGCGCTGGCCGATGGTCGAGTTGCAGTAG
- the rpsU gene encoding 30S ribosomal protein S21 — protein sequence MPNVKVKENEPFDVALRRFKRACEKAGTLAEVRSREFYEKPTSERKRKKAAAVKRHQKKLSRETIRKERLY from the coding sequence ATGCCGAACGTAAAGGTCAAAGAAAACGAGCCATTTGACGTTGCCCTGCGCCGTTTCAAGCGCGCCTGTGAAAAGGCTGGCACGCTGGCTGAAGTCCGCTCACGCGAGTTCTACGAAAAACCCACTTCCGAGCGCAAGCGCAAGAAAGCCGCTGCCGTCAAACGTCACCAGAAGAAGCTGTCGCGCGAAACCATCCGCAAAGAGCGCCTGTACTAA
- a CDS encoding GatB/YqeY domain-containing protein, translated as MAESLRARLNEDIKAAMKSQDKVRLGTLRLLNSAIKQLEIDNRVELDDAGILAVIEKAIKQRRESIKQYEAANRPELAAGEQAEIEVLQVYLPEPLTDAELQTLIANAITETGAAGMKDMGKVMTHLKPQVQGRTDMGALSGQIKAKLGG; from the coding sequence ATGGCCGAATCCTTGAGAGCTCGACTGAATGAGGACATCAAGGCGGCCATGAAATCCCAGGACAAGGTCCGTCTTGGCACCTTACGCTTGCTGAACTCCGCCATCAAACAGCTAGAAATCGATAACCGGGTCGAACTCGACGACGCCGGCATTCTTGCTGTCATCGAAAAAGCCATCAAACAGCGTCGCGAATCGATCAAACAGTACGAAGCCGCCAACCGGCCGGAACTGGCCGCCGGCGAGCAAGCCGAAATCGAAGTGCTGCAGGTTTACCTGCCAGAGCCGTTGACCGACGCCGAACTGCAAACCTTGATCGCCAATGCCATCACCGAAACCGGTGCCGCCGGCATGAAAGACATGGGCAAGGTCATGACCCATCTGAAACCGCAGGTTCAGGGCCGCACCGACATGGGCGCGCTGTCCGGCCAAATCAAAGCCAAACTCGGCGGCTAA